From the Debaryomyces hansenii CBS767 chromosome F complete sequence genome, the window CGTATTATTATGCAATAAAGGTGTCGACATTGACAATTGCCTACTTAAAGACACCTTTCCTAAAGTATATCTAACATTCATCAGTCTCATAATTGTGGATGCTTTCAAATGAAATGTCTTAACAAGAGGTGTTTTTTCTATGATCCTTCGAAAATCATATTTTAATCTCAATctcaaaatttatttatccAAAGAAACAGAATAACTCgcttttttaattttacgTAATAGAATAATGTCGGACGAAGATAGCTTGGTTGCTACTAGATCCAGGCGTTCTAATGCTGGTTCGCGTCTTAAGcatttgattgaattagaagaaagagCCAGCGATGTACAAGAATCTGTAagttcaataataaatgaagaagatgaaaatgtgaatttattatttcaagaagacgaagatgacCAGGAGttttttgaagaagatgaagatgaagatgaggagaatgaagaagaagaagaagaaagggAAGGCCATGAGGAAGATAATATAGAGGAGGAAGaggaaaataaaaaaaggTCTCATGAGTCTGACGATGAAGTAGAACAAGTTAATTCAGATGACGTTCTCTCGGACTCTGATATATCAATGTCAGATTCAGACGAGAGTGAAGGGGAGAAAGAGCTTCAAAAACAAGAGAAGATGAAGCAGAAAAGagtaaaaaaaaaacaaagTCTCGTACCTACTATCAAACAGCCTAAGTTGGATGAAAAGCCAAAGGCCAAGAAACCAAAAGGATTAACTTCGTCTGATTCCTTATTACTATCGATGAGGAGATCTTCGTCGAGGTCAACTGCAGTAGAAAATAAGGAAGCATTagttcaaaaattgaaagagaaCGAAAAGCGGCGAGCCAATGTTGCGCCAATTGTCCGTGTAAAACACGTCGATTTGActcaagaagaaaagctTGCGGAAGCAATAGAGACAGAAAAGGCtaatatattatcattgcAACAATTCAGGGATCAAGAAATAGtcaaaaaagaaagacaAAAACAACTATTATTACTGCGGAAAGTGCAACTCAAGAATGTAATAAGAATGGTGAGTGATGAGAGACTTATAACTCCTTTGGACgaaataaatgaagataGACACATGCGTGAACTAATGAATATTAGGTCGAGGAAGAAACTTGGAAGAAAAAAGAAAGTTACAAATGACTCAGAAGTAAAACGACTTCCTGGAGAAGTTGATACTGAGTTGCCAATTGTAAAACAAGAATTGGAACAAAAGcgaattcaagaagaaaggGAATCTAAAAGTAACCAGATAGAGGAAACCGCTGAAACAACCGCTGTTAGCCAAAATGACGATagtaatgaagaaaataaaaatattgaaattgataatatcacACCTCCTAGTAAAGAGTCCTCGGAATTATCTGAGCAGGTTGATGTGTCTAAGGAAGTTACCGGT encodes:
- a CDS encoding DEHA2F12122p (similar to uniprot|Q03388 Saccharomyces cerevisiae YDR485C VPS72 Protein of unknown function component of the Swr1p complex that incorporates Htz1p into chromatin), with protein sequence MSDEDSLVATRSRRSNAGSRLKHLIELEERASDVQESVSSIINEEDENVNLLFQEDEDDQEFFEEDEDEDEENEEEEEEREGHEEDNIEEEEENKKRSHESDDEVEQVNSDDVLSDSDISMSDSDESEGEKELQKQEKMKQKRVKKKQSLVPTIKQPKLDEKPKAKKPKGLTSSDSLLLSMRRSSSRSTAVENKEALVQKLKENEKRRANVAPIVRVKHVDLTQEEKLAEAIETEKANILSLQQFRDQEIVKKERQKQLLLSRKVQLKNVIRMVSDERLITPLDEINEDRHMRELMNIRSRKKLGRKKKVTNDSEVKRLPGEVDTELPIVKQELEQKRIQEERESKSNQIEETAETTAVSQNDDSNEENKNIEIDNITPPSKESSELSEQVDVSKEVTGESISNEEVETQTITEDDKNANPNISREATIKENTASNSNQASENDEVIDNDLDNNDEKLTENDSVSNSKPNVDAPIKEEQSSNDDLINESSKEDTNKPKDDDGETQAAIDSIVSDEENLLNNKGDESNEVKEEKRVKFADELEQEQREGTEPYDTNYSPSDAEFEIIPETFEGPPQRVARNTIYLIDFEEDKDPSYKLDIANIKAMLFGSQSLLPASRRFKDLKTILRIGEVENPYATVKQEKDELFEPVSELTEDNAMFDELKRLPKLGITQAVVEEIEEDTQEENAPIVLKTEAPTGIYLPNGNKKVCLISGTEVKYFDPSNGIPYSSVETYRFLKTIEQGNVPWYSIDEVDNDNGPVEIYLGSRDGTEKHAKGVPEGFDS